A single region of the Vicia villosa cultivar HV-30 ecotype Madison, WI linkage group LG4, Vvil1.0, whole genome shotgun sequence genome encodes:
- the LOC131597038 gene encoding uncharacterized protein LOC131597038: MHLDKSSPNTDLTLLSANYTGSSTYMKLTVFPEHSLLANESTTMVTNQDTIYKYFFNEYHQVIGSCNGLCCLMQLSSNAEYREFSFRLCNPTTRSLSHKLASFRISLDHPDSLLKFSFGYDNLTRSYKVVAFRLTENGGLYLNNCLIWYGHCTSLFNPLEQFVIISLDLGTERCTEMMPPQGFDGEMREFGVQESWIKLFNINFQDILRSIFSYSRYDQLLRLHVLENGNTLILANGEGQRLTSPTLFANINVLPFSRTCNGNSQLYPKSEKGS, encoded by the exons ATGCACCTCGATAAATCTTCACCAAACACTGACCTTACATTACTTTCGGCGAATTATACCGGAAGTTCCACATATATGAAACTCACTGTCTTCCCGGAACATAGTTTACTTGCGAACGAATCCACCACCATGGTTACCAATCAAGATACTATCTATAAATACTTCTTCAACGAATACCATCAGGTTATTGGTTCTTGCAATGGATTGTGCTGTTTGATGCAACTTTCCTCCAACGCTGAGTATCGAGAATTTTCTTTTCGTTTATGTAACCCTACCACGAGATCATTGTCTCACAAACTAGCCTCTTTTCGCATTTCACTTGACCATCCGGATTCTCTTTTAAAATTCTCTTTTGGTTATGATAATTTAACCCGTAGTTATAAGGTGGTGGCCTTCCGTCTCACCGAG AATGGCGGTCTCTACTTGAATAATTGTCTTATTTGGTATGGCCATTGCACTAGTCTTTTTAATCCTCTTGAACAATTTGTGATTATCTCTCTCGATTTGGGGACGGAGAGATGCACAGAGATGATGCCACCTCAGGGTTTTGATGGCGAG ATGAGAGAGTTTGGAGTCCAAGAGTCTTGGattaaattgtttaatattaattttcaagATATTTTACGCAGCATCTTTTCTTACTCGAGATATGATCAGTTGTTGCGATTACATGTTCTTGAGAATGGTAATACATTGATATTGGCAAATGGTGAAGGTCAA CGACTTACTAGTCCAACACTATTTGCCAATATCAATGTATTACCATTTTCAAGAACATGTAATGGAAACAGCCAGTTATATCCCAAGTCAGAGAAGGGGTCCTAA